A genomic region of Colletes latitarsis isolate SP2378_abdomen chromosome 7, iyColLati1, whole genome shotgun sequence contains the following coding sequences:
- the LOC143344160 gene encoding uncharacterized protein LOC143344160 isoform X2, with product MQWRRQRRITHVIGSSNHVLLLARYQDAPPGEEDEEEGLRNGYVKDQDNDTSAHSFNRNGQGTYKSKRAGNVGGSGYAGGTRSHKDDSSGSPSQPKIIFNEDEYAKITTPRQDMLFKKGYLSRRKLWASNASTSATPSTTESQSASHSTADGSETTEDQLLDRDYSTGEYPPMMKSGAHVAYGRFYDHNSGYYYEYPVMLLGPAPVPAQVGPNILAAVPCDPVPLRPIEWINPAFMPKLPGQHYCMMDYQNEQSTKDSTLAMEQDSTLLPVENTNGMCNESGTWSASCSESVTGETEKQPTEIDAATKDQTDEHQMEEQMEYQVEEQPLENGFNGEQYLEPVLVQQPMHVSHVIPVPQPYMYPGHYMFGPPLVNLNGVTIQGGPMIRITDVAAMSTTYTNRKKKKKGRNQRRLAVGNTEDEEEAEYSSEYDTGVLSSRLSRTACSTSTTATNRPLNPQSQEFQLQPVKLDASMSATPTSATSSTSGEGSAMNQSSTLSSETASIDQNQKTCNGVDSDNQKQEDEQLTDSNSDQASGSPSEKNEPTLHDADPDAETNGLTCCLAEKDDVLPVDELVEVESTCVKDAASANESRERLTDEAMNGVEETLVNGKLNSSNEKMLTKSSSSCNDEKTSKTVPKEELENHESLSNIKLPKRKYSAKGTKFVREPTPGPDLDNTAEQPENALKNEKAMNDLTQSLNGVNLSNDSSLKTESTLDSSDKIDVSSNFASENASNHRSKDDHVEAMNEDSGFESQTRVSDFPITEAVTEWLRRANSPDVFITNASDSETEDEDEVDEQPPKNLQGNPMPALSANSGADNAVLSRATSYGEFARISNVKGQEQEASNGGLRKKRDAKKRSGERRRVRHVEGKLENEAMSSSDSCGQREVPANAARRKNNPAKQQDVGDVCEFTEKDSVAGMRVASSSRMTDSKRVNARRTKRQGRSGKDPANIDTKIRRIDDVDDENDEGIVKDVIKTYEKGTIIVLDDGKLLTTSRNDAFTIEKTTSNDGARETAKAESKRQNDDEKGSRMNSLSSIEEPDVLECWEAETIEPVITPKRMLQCRGVSCEGEAAEEDNIVAKKINLDYVQKYYRLARGSATSVEEEITSKVNVDPSASKSVPNKSEQVEILTETGVQGEKNDIPIDEAFEIYESCYTGNAPFMGIDTKVFKSRTLYGQDGEGPIPCRAICCNVQ from the exons ATGCAGTGGCGTCGACAGCGAAGGATCACCCACGTGATCGGCTCCTCCAATCACGTTCTACTATTAGCGAGGTACCAAGACG CTCCGCCCGGCGAGGAAGACGAGGAGGAAGGATTGCGAAACGGTTACGTGAAGGACCAGGATAATGACACGAGCGCCCATAGTTTCAATCGGAATGGCCAGGGCACCTACAAGTCGAAGAGGGCGGGGAACGTGGGCGGTAGCGGGTACGCGGGCGGGACCAGGTCCCACAAGGACGATTCTTCGGGGTCGCCGTCGCAGCCCAAGATCATCTTCAACGaggacgagtacgcgaaaatcacGACGCCCAGGCAGGACATGCTGTTCAAGAAGGGCTACCTCTCGCGCAGAAAGCTCTGGGCGAGCAACGCGAGCACCAGCGCCACCCCCTCGACCACCGAGAGCCAATCAGCTTCGCACTCCACCGCAG ATGGTAGCGAAACGACTGAGGATCAGCTGTTGGACAGAGACTACAGTACCGGAGAATATCCACCGATGATGAAGTCCGGGGCGCACGTGGCCTACGGAAGATTCTACGACCACAATAGTGGCTACTACTACGAGTACCCGGTGATGTTGCTTGGCCCTGCACCAGTTCCAGCGCAGGTTGGACCAAATATCCTAGCAGCTGTACCTTGTGATCCCGTGCCTCTGAGGCCGATAGAATGGATCAACCCTGCCTTTATGCCTAAACTACCTGGACAACACTATTGCATGATGGATTACCAG aacGAGCAAAGCACAAAGGACTCGACCCTGGCGATGGAACAGGATAGCACGTTATTGCCAGTAGAGAACACGAACGGTATGTGCAACGAGAGCGGTACATGGAGCGCGAGCTGCAGCGAAAGCGTGACGGGCGAGACGGAGAAGCAGCCGACGGAGATCGACGCAGCGACGAAGGATCAGACCGACGAGCACCAGATGGAGGAACAGATGGAGTACCAGGTGGAGGAGCAGCCTTTGGAGAACGGTTTCAACGGGGAACAGTACCTAGAGCCGGTCCTGGTGCAGCAACCGATGCACGTCTCGCACGTGATACCGGTGCCTCAACCGTACATGTATCCCGGCCATTACATGTTCGGTCCTCCTTTGGTCAACCTGAACG GTGTTACAATACAGGGCGGGCCTATGATCAGAATTACGGACGTGGCGGCTATGTCGACGACCTATACCaaccgaaaaaagaaaaaaaagggaaGAAACCAGAGAAGATTAGCTGTG GGTAACACGGAGGACGAAGAGGAGGCAGAATACAGCTCCGAATATGATACTGGTGTACTGTCTTCCCGGCTGTCCAGGACAGCGTGCTCAACTTCGACAACAGCCACCAATCGACCGCTGAACCCTCAAAGCCAGGAGTTCCAGTTGCAGCCAGTGAAGCTGGACGCCTCGATGTCCGCTACGCCGACGTCCGCCACCTCGTCGACCTCCGGTGAGGGTTCAGCCATGAATCAGTCGAGCACGTTGTCGTCGGAGACGGCATCGATCGACCAGAACCAAAAGACGTGCAACGGTGTCGATTCCGACAACCAGAAGCAGGAGGACGAGCAGCTGACGGACAGCAATTCCGATCAAGCATCTGGATCTCCGTCGGAGAAGAACGAACCGACGTTGCACGACGCTGATCCTGACGCGGAAACGAACGGATTGACGTGTTGCCTCGCTGAGAAGGACGACGTTCTGCCAGTCGACGAGCTGGTCGAGGTCGAGTCTACGTGCGTTAAAGATGCAGCGAGTGCGAACGAGTCGCGCGAACGATTGACGGACGAAGCGATGAACGGGGTCGAGGAGACCCTGGTGAACGGGAAATTGAACTCGAGCAACGAGAAAATGCTGACGAAATCATCGTCTTCGTGCAACGACGAGAAAACGTCCAAGACTGTACCGAAGGAGGAGCTGGAGAACCACGAATCCTTGTCGAACATCAAACTGCCAAAGAGGAAGTACAGCGCCAAGGGTACGAAGTTCGTGAGAGAGCCAACGCCTGGGCCCGATCTGGACAACACCGCGGAACAACCAGAGAACGCGCTGAAGAACGAGAAAGCGATGAACGATCTGACCCAGAGCCTGAACGGCGTGAACCTGTCCAACGACTCGTCGTTGAAGACGGAGTCGACGCTCGACTCCAGCGACAAGATCGACGTGTCGAGCAACTTCGCGTCGGAGAACGCGAGCAATCATCGAAGCAAGGACGACCACGTCGAGGCGATGAACGAGGACTCTGGTTTCGAGAGCCAGACACGGGTGTCGGACTTTCCCATCACGGAGGCGGTGACGGAGTGGCTACGAAGAGCGAACTCGCCCGACGTGTTCATCACGAACGCGTCGGACAGCGAGACGGAAGACGAGGACGAGGTGGACGAACAGCCGCCAAAAAACTTGCAAGGCAACCCCATGCCTGCACTATCTGCTAATAGCGGCGCAGACAATGCGGTATTGTCGCGTGCGACTAGCTACGGCGAATTCGCAAGGATCAGCAACGTCAAGGGCCAGGAGCAGGAGGCCAGCAACGGCGGTTTGAGGAAGAAGAGGGACGCGAAGAAACGGTCTGGGGAACGGAGACGGGTCAGGCACGTCGAGGGCAAGCTGGAGAACGAGGCCATGTCGTCGTCGGATTCCTGCGGACAGCGAGAGGTCCCCGCGAACGCCGCGAGAAGGAAGAACAACCCTGCGAAACAGCAGGACGTTGGTGACGTTTGCGAATTTACTGAGAAGGATAGCGTTGCGGGTATGAGGGTTGCTTCAAGCTCTCGGATGACGGACTCGAAGAGAGTCAATGCAAGGCGAACGAAAAGACAAGGTAGATCCGGCAAGGATCCCGCGAATATCGACACGAAGATACGACGTATAGATGACGTGGACGACGAGAACGACGAGGGTATCGTGAAGGATGTGATCAAGACGTACGAGAAGGGGACGATCATCGTGTTGGATGACGGGAAGTTGTTGACGACTTCCAGAAACGATGCTTTCACGATTGAGAAAACGACCAGCAACGATGGGGCGAGAGAGACGGCTAAGGCGGAGAGCAAGAGACAAAACGACGACGAGAAAGGTAGCAGGATGAATTCCTTGAGCAGCATAGAGGAGCCTGACGTGTTGGAGTGCTGGGAAGCCGAAACGATTGAACCTGTGATAACCCCGAAGAGGATGCTGCAATGTCGAGGAGTATCGTGCGAGGGCGAGGCCGCCGAAGAGGACAACATCGTGGCCAAGAAAATCAACCTGGATTACGTGCAGAAGTACTATAGATTGGCGCGCGGTAGCGCCACCAGCGTGGAGGAGGAGATAACCTCTAAGGTAAACGTAGATCCGTCTGCATCGAAATCAGTGCCAAATAAGTCTGAGCAAGTGGAGATTCTGACGGAGACGGGCGTCCAGGGGGAGAAGAACGACATACCCATCGACGAAGCTTTCGAGATATACGAGAGCTGTTACACGGGGAATGCCCCGTTTATGGGCATCGATACGAAAGTTTTCAAGTCACGAACGTTATACGGTCAAGATGGCGAGGGTCCTATACCATGCAGAGCGATTTGTTGCAACGTTCAATGA
- the LOC143344160 gene encoding uncharacterized protein LOC143344160 isoform X1 → MQWRRQRRITHVIGSSNHVLLLARYQDAPPGEEDEEEGLRNGYVKDQDNDTSAHSFNRNGQGTYKSKRAGNVGGSGYAGGTRSHKDDSSGSPSQPKIIFNEDEYAKITTPRQDMLFKKGYLSRRKLWASNASTSATPSTTESQSASHSTAGRDGSETTEDQLLDRDYSTGEYPPMMKSGAHVAYGRFYDHNSGYYYEYPVMLLGPAPVPAQVGPNILAAVPCDPVPLRPIEWINPAFMPKLPGQHYCMMDYQNEQSTKDSTLAMEQDSTLLPVENTNGMCNESGTWSASCSESVTGETEKQPTEIDAATKDQTDEHQMEEQMEYQVEEQPLENGFNGEQYLEPVLVQQPMHVSHVIPVPQPYMYPGHYMFGPPLVNLNGVTIQGGPMIRITDVAAMSTTYTNRKKKKKGRNQRRLAVGNTEDEEEAEYSSEYDTGVLSSRLSRTACSTSTTATNRPLNPQSQEFQLQPVKLDASMSATPTSATSSTSGEGSAMNQSSTLSSETASIDQNQKTCNGVDSDNQKQEDEQLTDSNSDQASGSPSEKNEPTLHDADPDAETNGLTCCLAEKDDVLPVDELVEVESTCVKDAASANESRERLTDEAMNGVEETLVNGKLNSSNEKMLTKSSSSCNDEKTSKTVPKEELENHESLSNIKLPKRKYSAKGTKFVREPTPGPDLDNTAEQPENALKNEKAMNDLTQSLNGVNLSNDSSLKTESTLDSSDKIDVSSNFASENASNHRSKDDHVEAMNEDSGFESQTRVSDFPITEAVTEWLRRANSPDVFITNASDSETEDEDEVDEQPPKNLQGNPMPALSANSGADNAVLSRATSYGEFARISNVKGQEQEASNGGLRKKRDAKKRSGERRRVRHVEGKLENEAMSSSDSCGQREVPANAARRKNNPAKQQDVGDVCEFTEKDSVAGMRVASSSRMTDSKRVNARRTKRQGRSGKDPANIDTKIRRIDDVDDENDEGIVKDVIKTYEKGTIIVLDDGKLLTTSRNDAFTIEKTTSNDGARETAKAESKRQNDDEKGSRMNSLSSIEEPDVLECWEAETIEPVITPKRMLQCRGVSCEGEAAEEDNIVAKKINLDYVQKYYRLARGSATSVEEEITSKVNVDPSASKSVPNKSEQVEILTETGVQGEKNDIPIDEAFEIYESCYTGNAPFMGIDTKVFKSRTLYGQDGEGPIPCRAICCNVQ, encoded by the exons ATGCAGTGGCGTCGACAGCGAAGGATCACCCACGTGATCGGCTCCTCCAATCACGTTCTACTATTAGCGAGGTACCAAGACG CTCCGCCCGGCGAGGAAGACGAGGAGGAAGGATTGCGAAACGGTTACGTGAAGGACCAGGATAATGACACGAGCGCCCATAGTTTCAATCGGAATGGCCAGGGCACCTACAAGTCGAAGAGGGCGGGGAACGTGGGCGGTAGCGGGTACGCGGGCGGGACCAGGTCCCACAAGGACGATTCTTCGGGGTCGCCGTCGCAGCCCAAGATCATCTTCAACGaggacgagtacgcgaaaatcacGACGCCCAGGCAGGACATGCTGTTCAAGAAGGGCTACCTCTCGCGCAGAAAGCTCTGGGCGAGCAACGCGAGCACCAGCGCCACCCCCTCGACCACCGAGAGCCAATCAGCTTCGCACTCCACCGCAGGTAGAG ATGGTAGCGAAACGACTGAGGATCAGCTGTTGGACAGAGACTACAGTACCGGAGAATATCCACCGATGATGAAGTCCGGGGCGCACGTGGCCTACGGAAGATTCTACGACCACAATAGTGGCTACTACTACGAGTACCCGGTGATGTTGCTTGGCCCTGCACCAGTTCCAGCGCAGGTTGGACCAAATATCCTAGCAGCTGTACCTTGTGATCCCGTGCCTCTGAGGCCGATAGAATGGATCAACCCTGCCTTTATGCCTAAACTACCTGGACAACACTATTGCATGATGGATTACCAG aacGAGCAAAGCACAAAGGACTCGACCCTGGCGATGGAACAGGATAGCACGTTATTGCCAGTAGAGAACACGAACGGTATGTGCAACGAGAGCGGTACATGGAGCGCGAGCTGCAGCGAAAGCGTGACGGGCGAGACGGAGAAGCAGCCGACGGAGATCGACGCAGCGACGAAGGATCAGACCGACGAGCACCAGATGGAGGAACAGATGGAGTACCAGGTGGAGGAGCAGCCTTTGGAGAACGGTTTCAACGGGGAACAGTACCTAGAGCCGGTCCTGGTGCAGCAACCGATGCACGTCTCGCACGTGATACCGGTGCCTCAACCGTACATGTATCCCGGCCATTACATGTTCGGTCCTCCTTTGGTCAACCTGAACG GTGTTACAATACAGGGCGGGCCTATGATCAGAATTACGGACGTGGCGGCTATGTCGACGACCTATACCaaccgaaaaaagaaaaaaaagggaaGAAACCAGAGAAGATTAGCTGTG GGTAACACGGAGGACGAAGAGGAGGCAGAATACAGCTCCGAATATGATACTGGTGTACTGTCTTCCCGGCTGTCCAGGACAGCGTGCTCAACTTCGACAACAGCCACCAATCGACCGCTGAACCCTCAAAGCCAGGAGTTCCAGTTGCAGCCAGTGAAGCTGGACGCCTCGATGTCCGCTACGCCGACGTCCGCCACCTCGTCGACCTCCGGTGAGGGTTCAGCCATGAATCAGTCGAGCACGTTGTCGTCGGAGACGGCATCGATCGACCAGAACCAAAAGACGTGCAACGGTGTCGATTCCGACAACCAGAAGCAGGAGGACGAGCAGCTGACGGACAGCAATTCCGATCAAGCATCTGGATCTCCGTCGGAGAAGAACGAACCGACGTTGCACGACGCTGATCCTGACGCGGAAACGAACGGATTGACGTGTTGCCTCGCTGAGAAGGACGACGTTCTGCCAGTCGACGAGCTGGTCGAGGTCGAGTCTACGTGCGTTAAAGATGCAGCGAGTGCGAACGAGTCGCGCGAACGATTGACGGACGAAGCGATGAACGGGGTCGAGGAGACCCTGGTGAACGGGAAATTGAACTCGAGCAACGAGAAAATGCTGACGAAATCATCGTCTTCGTGCAACGACGAGAAAACGTCCAAGACTGTACCGAAGGAGGAGCTGGAGAACCACGAATCCTTGTCGAACATCAAACTGCCAAAGAGGAAGTACAGCGCCAAGGGTACGAAGTTCGTGAGAGAGCCAACGCCTGGGCCCGATCTGGACAACACCGCGGAACAACCAGAGAACGCGCTGAAGAACGAGAAAGCGATGAACGATCTGACCCAGAGCCTGAACGGCGTGAACCTGTCCAACGACTCGTCGTTGAAGACGGAGTCGACGCTCGACTCCAGCGACAAGATCGACGTGTCGAGCAACTTCGCGTCGGAGAACGCGAGCAATCATCGAAGCAAGGACGACCACGTCGAGGCGATGAACGAGGACTCTGGTTTCGAGAGCCAGACACGGGTGTCGGACTTTCCCATCACGGAGGCGGTGACGGAGTGGCTACGAAGAGCGAACTCGCCCGACGTGTTCATCACGAACGCGTCGGACAGCGAGACGGAAGACGAGGACGAGGTGGACGAACAGCCGCCAAAAAACTTGCAAGGCAACCCCATGCCTGCACTATCTGCTAATAGCGGCGCAGACAATGCGGTATTGTCGCGTGCGACTAGCTACGGCGAATTCGCAAGGATCAGCAACGTCAAGGGCCAGGAGCAGGAGGCCAGCAACGGCGGTTTGAGGAAGAAGAGGGACGCGAAGAAACGGTCTGGGGAACGGAGACGGGTCAGGCACGTCGAGGGCAAGCTGGAGAACGAGGCCATGTCGTCGTCGGATTCCTGCGGACAGCGAGAGGTCCCCGCGAACGCCGCGAGAAGGAAGAACAACCCTGCGAAACAGCAGGACGTTGGTGACGTTTGCGAATTTACTGAGAAGGATAGCGTTGCGGGTATGAGGGTTGCTTCAAGCTCTCGGATGACGGACTCGAAGAGAGTCAATGCAAGGCGAACGAAAAGACAAGGTAGATCCGGCAAGGATCCCGCGAATATCGACACGAAGATACGACGTATAGATGACGTGGACGACGAGAACGACGAGGGTATCGTGAAGGATGTGATCAAGACGTACGAGAAGGGGACGATCATCGTGTTGGATGACGGGAAGTTGTTGACGACTTCCAGAAACGATGCTTTCACGATTGAGAAAACGACCAGCAACGATGGGGCGAGAGAGACGGCTAAGGCGGAGAGCAAGAGACAAAACGACGACGAGAAAGGTAGCAGGATGAATTCCTTGAGCAGCATAGAGGAGCCTGACGTGTTGGAGTGCTGGGAAGCCGAAACGATTGAACCTGTGATAACCCCGAAGAGGATGCTGCAATGTCGAGGAGTATCGTGCGAGGGCGAGGCCGCCGAAGAGGACAACATCGTGGCCAAGAAAATCAACCTGGATTACGTGCAGAAGTACTATAGATTGGCGCGCGGTAGCGCCACCAGCGTGGAGGAGGAGATAACCTCTAAGGTAAACGTAGATCCGTCTGCATCGAAATCAGTGCCAAATAAGTCTGAGCAAGTGGAGATTCTGACGGAGACGGGCGTCCAGGGGGAGAAGAACGACATACCCATCGACGAAGCTTTCGAGATATACGAGAGCTGTTACACGGGGAATGCCCCGTTTATGGGCATCGATACGAAAGTTTTCAAGTCACGAACGTTATACGGTCAAGATGGCGAGGGTCCTATACCATGCAGAGCGATTTGTTGCAACGTTCAATGA
- the LOC143344160 gene encoding uncharacterized protein LOC143344160 isoform X3: MGKKGSKRKTRWRTLSIGTPPGEEDEEEGLRNGYVKDQDNDTSAHSFNRNGQGTYKSKRAGNVGGSGYAGGTRSHKDDSSGSPSQPKIIFNEDEYAKITTPRQDMLFKKGYLSRRKLWASNASTSATPSTTESQSASHSTAGRDGSETTEDQLLDRDYSTGEYPPMMKSGAHVAYGRFYDHNSGYYYEYPVMLLGPAPVPAQVGPNILAAVPCDPVPLRPIEWINPAFMPKLPGQHYCMMDYQNEQSTKDSTLAMEQDSTLLPVENTNGMCNESGTWSASCSESVTGETEKQPTEIDAATKDQTDEHQMEEQMEYQVEEQPLENGFNGEQYLEPVLVQQPMHVSHVIPVPQPYMYPGHYMFGPPLVNLNGVTIQGGPMIRITDVAAMSTTYTNRKKKKKGRNQRRLAVGNTEDEEEAEYSSEYDTGVLSSRLSRTACSTSTTATNRPLNPQSQEFQLQPVKLDASMSATPTSATSSTSGEGSAMNQSSTLSSETASIDQNQKTCNGVDSDNQKQEDEQLTDSNSDQASGSPSEKNEPTLHDADPDAETNGLTCCLAEKDDVLPVDELVEVESTCVKDAASANESRERLTDEAMNGVEETLVNGKLNSSNEKMLTKSSSSCNDEKTSKTVPKEELENHESLSNIKLPKRKYSAKGTKFVREPTPGPDLDNTAEQPENALKNEKAMNDLTQSLNGVNLSNDSSLKTESTLDSSDKIDVSSNFASENASNHRSKDDHVEAMNEDSGFESQTRVSDFPITEAVTEWLRRANSPDVFITNASDSETEDEDEVDEQPPKNLQGNPMPALSANSGADNAVLSRATSYGEFARISNVKGQEQEASNGGLRKKRDAKKRSGERRRVRHVEGKLENEAMSSSDSCGQREVPANAARRKNNPAKQQDVGDVCEFTEKDSVAGMRVASSSRMTDSKRVNARRTKRQGRSGKDPANIDTKIRRIDDVDDENDEGIVKDVIKTYEKGTIIVLDDGKLLTTSRNDAFTIEKTTSNDGARETAKAESKRQNDDEKGSRMNSLSSIEEPDVLECWEAETIEPVITPKRMLQCRGVSCEGEAAEEDNIVAKKINLDYVQKYYRLARGSATSVEEEITSKVNVDPSASKSVPNKSEQVEILTETGVQGEKNDIPIDEAFEIYESCYTGNAPFMGIDTKVFKSRTLYGQDGEGPIPCRAICCNVQ, encoded by the exons CTCCGCCCGGCGAGGAAGACGAGGAGGAAGGATTGCGAAACGGTTACGTGAAGGACCAGGATAATGACACGAGCGCCCATAGTTTCAATCGGAATGGCCAGGGCACCTACAAGTCGAAGAGGGCGGGGAACGTGGGCGGTAGCGGGTACGCGGGCGGGACCAGGTCCCACAAGGACGATTCTTCGGGGTCGCCGTCGCAGCCCAAGATCATCTTCAACGaggacgagtacgcgaaaatcacGACGCCCAGGCAGGACATGCTGTTCAAGAAGGGCTACCTCTCGCGCAGAAAGCTCTGGGCGAGCAACGCGAGCACCAGCGCCACCCCCTCGACCACCGAGAGCCAATCAGCTTCGCACTCCACCGCAGGTAGAG ATGGTAGCGAAACGACTGAGGATCAGCTGTTGGACAGAGACTACAGTACCGGAGAATATCCACCGATGATGAAGTCCGGGGCGCACGTGGCCTACGGAAGATTCTACGACCACAATAGTGGCTACTACTACGAGTACCCGGTGATGTTGCTTGGCCCTGCACCAGTTCCAGCGCAGGTTGGACCAAATATCCTAGCAGCTGTACCTTGTGATCCCGTGCCTCTGAGGCCGATAGAATGGATCAACCCTGCCTTTATGCCTAAACTACCTGGACAACACTATTGCATGATGGATTACCAG aacGAGCAAAGCACAAAGGACTCGACCCTGGCGATGGAACAGGATAGCACGTTATTGCCAGTAGAGAACACGAACGGTATGTGCAACGAGAGCGGTACATGGAGCGCGAGCTGCAGCGAAAGCGTGACGGGCGAGACGGAGAAGCAGCCGACGGAGATCGACGCAGCGACGAAGGATCAGACCGACGAGCACCAGATGGAGGAACAGATGGAGTACCAGGTGGAGGAGCAGCCTTTGGAGAACGGTTTCAACGGGGAACAGTACCTAGAGCCGGTCCTGGTGCAGCAACCGATGCACGTCTCGCACGTGATACCGGTGCCTCAACCGTACATGTATCCCGGCCATTACATGTTCGGTCCTCCTTTGGTCAACCTGAACG GTGTTACAATACAGGGCGGGCCTATGATCAGAATTACGGACGTGGCGGCTATGTCGACGACCTATACCaaccgaaaaaagaaaaaaaagggaaGAAACCAGAGAAGATTAGCTGTG GGTAACACGGAGGACGAAGAGGAGGCAGAATACAGCTCCGAATATGATACTGGTGTACTGTCTTCCCGGCTGTCCAGGACAGCGTGCTCAACTTCGACAACAGCCACCAATCGACCGCTGAACCCTCAAAGCCAGGAGTTCCAGTTGCAGCCAGTGAAGCTGGACGCCTCGATGTCCGCTACGCCGACGTCCGCCACCTCGTCGACCTCCGGTGAGGGTTCAGCCATGAATCAGTCGAGCACGTTGTCGTCGGAGACGGCATCGATCGACCAGAACCAAAAGACGTGCAACGGTGTCGATTCCGACAACCAGAAGCAGGAGGACGAGCAGCTGACGGACAGCAATTCCGATCAAGCATCTGGATCTCCGTCGGAGAAGAACGAACCGACGTTGCACGACGCTGATCCTGACGCGGAAACGAACGGATTGACGTGTTGCCTCGCTGAGAAGGACGACGTTCTGCCAGTCGACGAGCTGGTCGAGGTCGAGTCTACGTGCGTTAAAGATGCAGCGAGTGCGAACGAGTCGCGCGAACGATTGACGGACGAAGCGATGAACGGGGTCGAGGAGACCCTGGTGAACGGGAAATTGAACTCGAGCAACGAGAAAATGCTGACGAAATCATCGTCTTCGTGCAACGACGAGAAAACGTCCAAGACTGTACCGAAGGAGGAGCTGGAGAACCACGAATCCTTGTCGAACATCAAACTGCCAAAGAGGAAGTACAGCGCCAAGGGTACGAAGTTCGTGAGAGAGCCAACGCCTGGGCCCGATCTGGACAACACCGCGGAACAACCAGAGAACGCGCTGAAGAACGAGAAAGCGATGAACGATCTGACCCAGAGCCTGAACGGCGTGAACCTGTCCAACGACTCGTCGTTGAAGACGGAGTCGACGCTCGACTCCAGCGACAAGATCGACGTGTCGAGCAACTTCGCGTCGGAGAACGCGAGCAATCATCGAAGCAAGGACGACCACGTCGAGGCGATGAACGAGGACTCTGGTTTCGAGAGCCAGACACGGGTGTCGGACTTTCCCATCACGGAGGCGGTGACGGAGTGGCTACGAAGAGCGAACTCGCCCGACGTGTTCATCACGAACGCGTCGGACAGCGAGACGGAAGACGAGGACGAGGTGGACGAACAGCCGCCAAAAAACTTGCAAGGCAACCCCATGCCTGCACTATCTGCTAATAGCGGCGCAGACAATGCGGTATTGTCGCGTGCGACTAGCTACGGCGAATTCGCAAGGATCAGCAACGTCAAGGGCCAGGAGCAGGAGGCCAGCAACGGCGGTTTGAGGAAGAAGAGGGACGCGAAGAAACGGTCTGGGGAACGGAGACGGGTCAGGCACGTCGAGGGCAAGCTGGAGAACGAGGCCATGTCGTCGTCGGATTCCTGCGGACAGCGAGAGGTCCCCGCGAACGCCGCGAGAAGGAAGAACAACCCTGCGAAACAGCAGGACGTTGGTGACGTTTGCGAATTTACTGAGAAGGATAGCGTTGCGGGTATGAGGGTTGCTTCAAGCTCTCGGATGACGGACTCGAAGAGAGTCAATGCAAGGCGAACGAAAAGACAAGGTAGATCCGGCAAGGATCCCGCGAATATCGACACGAAGATACGACGTATAGATGACGTGGACGACGAGAACGACGAGGGTATCGTGAAGGATGTGATCAAGACGTACGAGAAGGGGACGATCATCGTGTTGGATGACGGGAAGTTGTTGACGACTTCCAGAAACGATGCTTTCACGATTGAGAAAACGACCAGCAACGATGGGGCGAGAGAGACGGCTAAGGCGGAGAGCAAGAGACAAAACGACGACGAGAAAGGTAGCAGGATGAATTCCTTGAGCAGCATAGAGGAGCCTGACGTGTTGGAGTGCTGGGAAGCCGAAACGATTGAACCTGTGATAACCCCGAAGAGGATGCTGCAATGTCGAGGAGTATCGTGCGAGGGCGAGGCCGCCGAAGAGGACAACATCGTGGCCAAGAAAATCAACCTGGATTACGTGCAGAAGTACTATAGATTGGCGCGCGGTAGCGCCACCAGCGTGGAGGAGGAGATAACCTCTAAGGTAAACGTAGATCCGTCTGCATCGAAATCAGTGCCAAATAAGTCTGAGCAAGTGGAGATTCTGACGGAGACGGGCGTCCAGGGGGAGAAGAACGACATACCCATCGACGAAGCTTTCGAGATATACGAGAGCTGTTACACGGGGAATGCCCCGTTTATGGGCATCGATACGAAAGTTTTCAAGTCACGAACGTTATACGGTCAAGATGGCGAGGGTCCTATACCATGCAGAGCGATTTGTTGCAACGTTCAATGA